The Mytilus galloprovincialis chromosome 2, xbMytGall1.hap1.1, whole genome shotgun sequence genome has a window encoding:
- the LOC143063021 gene encoding protease 2 small chain-like, with translation MISKQSLAITLIWVSKFLLFVECQNCNLSIEDPEWKKMWYLHNSRTKRYDMNVLTAWESCVNGTGVTVGVVDNGIQDHTDLNIDRNLNAGYTNKSKLANPSR, from the exons ATGATCTCCAAACAATCTTTAGCAATCACTTTGATTTG GGTCTCCAAGTTTCTGTTG TTTGTAGAATGTCAAAACTGCAACTTGAGCATTGAAGATCCTGAATGGAAAAAAATGTGGTATCTT CACAATTCCAGGACAAAAAGATATGACATGAACGTACTAACAGCTTGGGAAAGCTGTGTAAATGGTACTGGTGTAACTGTGGGTGTAGTCGACAATGGCATACAGGACCACACAGACCTTAACATT gATAGGAATCTGAATGCTGGGTATACAAACAAAAGTAAACTAGCAAATCCATCTCGGTAA